The genomic DNA AAAGATATTTAGCGCTGAAATGAATCTATTGAGTTTTTTTGAAAAAGAGGCAGTTTTCCTTCCAAAACGGCTCAATCGTTGTCTGATTTTATTATTGTAGCCCTCAATGACTGAGGTAGAGATTGCTTTACTATCTGGATTTCCCATAATTTTCTCTCGAATGACATAAACAAGTTTATTCTTCTCTTTTACTTTGATCACCTGACCATAATCCAAGCATGGCTCACAATATAATTCAGGTAAACAAATGCTATATTGGACGTTTCCATCAGTAAAAATCGATATTTTGTTTTCTGGCGTTGGAAGTTCCATTCGGTTAAAAAATCGAACTAACATATCTGCACAAGTATCAATATTTCTTTTTCCAGATTCAAATGCTAAAAATAATCCAGAATCCCTTTTAAAACAAGTATAGGACCAACAATCACCTAATTCTTCAGAGTCAGTTGTTAGGAGATTCTTGTTTTTTTTTGAACAAACTCCCAAATTTCATCCATCTCACAATCCCCCGCGGAAATGTCATGAATAAAATAATCGTTGAGTTTTTCAGCATGTTCACCGATTAAGTGATAATATCGAGATATAGTGTCGCGATGGTGTCCGGTAACTCGAGATACTCCTCGAATTGAAGTTTTTTCAGTCGAGTGTTTCGCAATTATGAGAACAGCAGTTCGTGGTAAACGAGAATCATACAGAGGAGTATTTTTAGTTTCAATAAAAAAACGTCGACAGTGATGGCAATAGTACTGTTGATTGCCTGCAGAATTATGCCCATTTTTAGTAATATTCTTTCCATCTTCAATTTGAAAATAAGTACAATCCGGATTTTGACACGTAATCAATATAGGACCACGTTTTCCAACCATGAAAATAATTATATCTAAACTTATATTAATTTTTAGTACATAAAATTTAATACTTTATTTGCACTTAGTATTACCAGCTTGCTAACAGGGCACTACCAAATTTTCTCACCTGTATAAGGTTGATGAAAGTATGTTGAATCATAAGTAGTCACTTTACTCTCAATGAATAAGAGTGTAAAAAAGGTGATTTGGATGAAAATGGTAAT from Methanospirillum hungatei JF-1 includes the following:
- a CDS encoding IS1-like element ISMhu11 family transposase (programmed frameshift), whose product is MVGKRGPILITCQNPDCTYFQIEDGKNITKNGHNSAGNQQYYCHHCRRFFIETKNTPLYDSRLPRTAVLIIAKHSTEKTSIRGVSRVTGHHRDTISRYYHLIGEHAEKLNDYFIHDISAGDCEMDEIWEFVPKKNKNLLTTDSEELGDCWSYTCFKRDSGLFLAFESGKRNIDTCADMLVRFFNRMELPTPENKISIFTDGNVQYSICLPELYCEPCLDYGQVIKVKEKNKLVYVIREKIMGNPDSKAISTSVIEGYNNKIRQRLSRFGRKTASFSKKLNRFISALNIFQFVHNFIEVKSSHKSPAMLESITDHLWNWSEFLNYHVQF